The sequence GTGATGATGACCGCCTCCTTGATGGTGAACTCCGGGTCTTCCAGCCTGCTCAGATTATTGAAGGAGTACCATCCGACCACCAGAAAAAGGATGGTCATGACCCAGCTGATGACGCTCTTGCGTATGCTCCACTCCGCGATATTCATCATCATTCTCCCGGCCGGATCAGAAGGTTCCATCAAACGGCTTGACCCGCATCCCGTCACGCAGCTGACTGGCTCCGCTCACCGCCACAATCTCTCCGGCCTGCAGGCCTTCGGTTATGCGGATGCCCGCATCCCCGGCCACCTCGCCGATGCCGACCTTGCGGCGCTGCACGGCCATGGATTTCGGCTCCACCACCCAGACATGGGAGACGCCCTGCTCGTCGCCGAAAACAGCCACTGCGGGAATGACGTACCGGCCGTCTCCGTTCACGCCTTGCTGCGCGGAGCCGACGATCATGGCGGTCATGCCCGGCAGGATGGCGACATCGTCCGGCTTTTCCATCTGGAAGACGACCTGGAAGGTCTGGGTTTTGGGGTCCGCCCTGGTGGAGAATTCCTTGACGATGAGAGAAAATTCCCGACCCGGCAGGGCCGCGAACTCCGCATGCACCGGAGCCTGCTTCCCTGTTCTTTCAGAAGGCTCGTTTATGCGCGCAACCACGCTCTCTGGCAGGTCGACCAGAATTTCAAGGGACGAGATGTCGTCCAGGCTGACGACGGGCTCCTTGGCCTGCACCTCCTGAAAATTTTCCACATGCCGCCTGGAGACGATGCCGGAAAAAGGAGCGTGCAGGCGGGTGTAGCCAAGCTTGTCCCTGGCCGCGTCCACCGCTGCCTGGACGGACTCCAGCTCGGCCGTGGCCCGGTCCATGGCTTCGCGCCTTTTCACGATCATGCTCTCGCTGGTCGCGCCGGGATCCTGTTTGCGGATCCGCAGAATCCGCTCGTACTCGCTTTTGGCGCTCTCCAAAGCGGCGCGGACATTGCCGTACTGCCCCTGGGCGCTGCGCAGACCGGTCTCGAAATCGCGTTGCTCCAGCTGTGCCAGAACGTCCCCTTCCCGCACCTCCTGCCCCTCCCCAACGGGAAGCCGGATGAGGGTGCCGGAAACCTGAAAGGCCAACTCCGCCCGCCTGGCCGCCCGCACCGTGCCCGGAAACGAGCGTTGCGTGGCTTGCGAAGCCTGTCCGACGGTCATCATCTTCACGGGCCGGGGCTCCGCGGACGCCTCCTGCACCTCCTTTTGACCCTCGCACGAGGCCAGAAGGGTCAGACAGACAACCACAACGGCCGCGCCGGGAAAGAAAAACCCGAGACTGCGAGAATTTCCGTTCATCCTGCTCATGCGGACACCATATCCTTGTTTTGCTACTGCGAGTGGACAATCCCGGACGGACTGCCGGCTTCTAGTTCCGGCATGCCTGCCCAGGCTAAATTTTCCGTACTGACCTTGGCACCGTCTTTCAGACGACACACCTGTAGCAGATTCCGCACCCACAGTTCCAGTCATGATTTACCGATAATCACCCCGCGCCCCTGGCTCTACCCCACGCCACGACCATGTTCTCCAAGCACTTCGTTACAATCCCAAGAATAAACTCCTGATCGAATATTCTACCTTCTATATTATTCCAATAAATAAATTATTGAAGCATATAATACAACAAATTTTTAATTTATTCATTTTTGCACTCATTATCATCATAACAATAAAATAGTTATAATTTAATTTTATACTATTTTATTGTTATGATTTAAGAAAAATAAATTAATTATTATTTTAAATTTATATTTTTAAATTCTTGTACTACAAAAACTAGTAACACAAGTAAAAAAATGTTTACTTTTAGACAAAACGATCAATCTGTATGACATATTGCACTTTCAACACCCTTGTGACAAAAGGCGCAAAATTAGCACTATTGACACCTCACCTTGCGGAGATTCTCATGAAAAATATCAAACTCGGCACCAAGCTCATTGGCGGGTTCACTCTTACCGCTCTCATCGCCCTTGTCATCGGACTGGTCAGCATTCTGACCATGCGCGACCTGTCCGAAGACATTGAATCCATGGGCACCGAATCCCTGCCCTCGGTGGAGCTTCTGCTGCGCGTCAAGGGCGGCATCGCGGACCTGACCACAAGCCTGCGCGGCCTGCTCAGCACGGAACTGACCGTCCAGGATCGCAAGGAAATCCCGACGCAGATCAGCTCCATCCGCGATGCGTACCGCAAATCGGCGGACGCCTATGCCGCTTTGCCCCACGGCGAGGAAGAGGCGGCGTTGTGGCGGGACATCCAGACCGTTGTCACCAATATAGCCGGAACCAACAACAAGGTCCTGGGGCTTAACGAACGTCTCATCGAACTCGACATCATGAATCCCGACAACCTCATGGGCAGGTTGCAGCAGTTTCGCGGTGACCACTACAGCCTGATGACCAACGTCGGGCAGCTCTTGGCTACCGGCGAGAGTTTC is a genomic window of Desulfomicrobium baculatum DSM 4028 containing:
- a CDS encoding efflux RND transporter periplasmic adaptor subunit; this encodes MNGNSRSLGFFFPGAAVVVVCLTLLASCEGQKEVQEASAEPRPVKMMTVGQASQATQRSFPGTVRAARRAELAFQVSGTLIRLPVGEGQEVREGDVLAQLEQRDFETGLRSAQGQYGNVRAALESAKSEYERILRIRKQDPGATSESMIVKRREAMDRATAELESVQAAVDAARDKLGYTRLHAPFSGIVSRRHVENFQEVQAKEPVVSLDDISSLEILVDLPESVVARINEPSERTGKQAPVHAEFAALPGREFSLIVKEFSTRADPKTQTFQVVFQMEKPDDVAILPGMTAMIVGSAQQGVNGDGRYVIPAVAVFGDEQGVSHVWVVEPKSMAVQRRKVGIGEVAGDAGIRITEGLQAGEIVAVSGASQLRDGMRVKPFDGTF